The following proteins come from a genomic window of Terriglobales bacterium:
- a CDS encoding RNA-binding S4 domain-containing protein — protein sequence MDTVRLDTWLWAARFFKTRSQAKRACELGRIRVNGQAAKPAHVVRVGNRLLVTNESGDFGIDVLLLSAMRGPAAVAHTLYRETEESRLARQKLAEAQKAARAFDILPPSRPTKRDRRLIMRLRGRTDDR from the coding sequence ATGGATACCGTGCGACTCGACACCTGGCTGTGGGCGGCGCGCTTCTTCAAGACGCGCTCCCAGGCCAAGCGCGCCTGTGAGCTGGGGAGGATAAGGGTGAATGGCCAGGCCGCGAAGCCGGCGCACGTCGTGCGCGTCGGAAACCGCCTGCTTGTGACCAACGAGAGCGGCGACTTCGGCATCGACGTCCTGCTGCTCAGCGCGATGCGCGGCCCGGCGGCCGTCGCCCACACCCTGTACCGCGAGACCGAGGAGAGCCGCCTCGCGCGCCAGAAGCTGGCCGAAGCGCAGAAGGCGGCCCGCGCCTTCGACATCCTGCCGCCCAGCCGCCCCACCAAGCGCGACCGCCGGCTGATCATGCGCTTGCGCGGCCGCACCGACGACCGCTAG
- the mnmE gene encoding tRNA uridine-5-carboxymethylaminomethyl(34) synthesis GTPase MnmE — translation MHPDDTIVAISTPPGRGGIGVVRLSGPEARSIAQPLLKLQQDLAPNRALFGELLDPSTGERIDEVVVTYFQKPHSYTTDDVVEISAHGSPVVLRHLVELCLARGARLAEPGEFTLRAFLNGRLDLAQAEAVRDLIESQTLYQAKVAAQQLEGALSRRLQPLKQELVNLIAVMEAGIDFAEDDVAVLPWEEIERRIAAVRAPLEKLAESFAYGKVVHEGLTLAIVGRPNVGKSSLFNRLVERERAIVTASPGTTRDLVSETVSLGGIPVRLVDTAGIRPSRDEAESIGIQKTFEAAADADLVLVVLDASRPLTDEDDALIARFQDRAAVVIENKSDLPATGDRRLATSVLRTSALTGDGIDHLRRQILARVSSDGAARESGFLTSARHQQLVRDSIAALDAAARSTRDRVPHEMVLLDLYSALRAIDTITGQTTADDILNLIFSSFCIGK, via the coding sequence TTGCACCCCGACGACACCATCGTCGCCATCTCCACGCCCCCCGGCCGGGGCGGCATCGGCGTGGTGCGCCTCTCCGGCCCTGAAGCCCGTTCCATCGCCCAGCCGCTGCTGAAGCTCCAGCAGGACCTGGCGCCGAACCGCGCCCTCTTCGGCGAGCTGCTCGATCCCAGCACCGGCGAGCGCATCGACGAGGTGGTCGTCACCTACTTTCAGAAGCCGCATTCCTACACCACCGACGACGTGGTCGAGATCTCTGCCCACGGTTCGCCCGTGGTGCTGCGCCACCTGGTCGAGCTGTGCCTGGCCCGGGGCGCCCGCCTGGCCGAGCCCGGCGAGTTCACCCTGCGCGCCTTCCTCAACGGACGCCTCGACCTGGCGCAGGCCGAGGCGGTGCGCGACCTCATCGAATCGCAGACCCTCTACCAGGCCAAGGTCGCCGCCCAGCAGCTCGAGGGCGCCCTCTCCAGGCGGCTGCAACCCCTCAAGCAGGAACTGGTCAACCTGATCGCGGTGATGGAAGCCGGCATCGACTTCGCCGAGGACGACGTCGCCGTCCTACCCTGGGAGGAGATCGAGCGCCGCATCGCCGCCGTGCGCGCCCCGCTGGAGAAACTCGCCGAATCGTTCGCTTACGGCAAGGTGGTGCACGAAGGCCTGACGCTGGCCATCGTCGGCCGCCCCAATGTCGGCAAGTCGTCGCTCTTCAACCGGCTGGTGGAGCGCGAGCGCGCCATCGTCACCGCCAGCCCCGGCACCACCCGCGATTTGGTGAGCGAGACCGTCTCGCTCGGCGGCATCCCAGTGCGCCTGGTGGACACCGCCGGCATCCGCCCCTCTCGCGACGAAGCTGAATCCATCGGCATTCAGAAGACCTTCGAAGCGGCCGCCGATGCCGACCTTGTCCTCGTCGTTCTCGACGCCTCCCGGCCGCTGACTGATGAAGATGACGCCCTGATCGCTCGCTTCCAGGACCGTGCTGCCGTCGTGATTGAAAACAAATCGGATTTACCGGCGACTGGCGACCGGCGACTGGCGACCTCGGTACTGCGCACCTCCGCCTTGACCGGCGACGGCATCGACCATCTTCGCCGGCAGATCCTCGCCAGAGTGAGTAGCGACGGCGCCGCCCGCGAGAGCGGCTTCCTCACCAGCGCCCGCCACCAGCAACTGGTGCGCGACTCCATCGCCGCCCTCGACGCCGCCGCCCGCTCCACCCGCGACCGCGTCCCCCACGAGATGGTCCTGCTCGATCTCTACAGCGCCCTGCGCGCGATCGACACCATCACCGGCCAGACCACCGCCGACGACATCCTCAACCTCATCTTCAGCAGCTTCTGCATCGGGAAGTAG
- a CDS encoding chloride channel protein: protein MTPDGKTRGGDGHEVARASTTNGLPMDASLAPTLERARAPRQSALVNLRVVFISLAAIGIAAIAAVGAQILTRLIGLITNLSFYGRLSSEFSSPAYNRLGPWVIAVPVVGGVIVGLMARYGSAAIRGHGIPEAMEQILFGESRIPPRVTFLKPVSAAIAIGMGGPFGAEGPIIATGGALGSLVGQVLKITVDERKTLLAAGAAAGMAATFGSPISAVLLAIELLLFEYRPRSVIPVALACATAAGIRVAFVGSAPIFPMPSVPTPSGAAEAMYIVLGAIVGVVSVWVTRAVYGVEDAFERLPVHWMWWPAIGGIAVGVVGYFSPHTLGVGYDNIEHIISGSVVGRAVFFLFVLKFVSWAISLGSGTSGGTLAPLFTIGGGLGSVLGAGVIAVLPGLGLDVRLAALVGMAAMFAGASRALLASVVFAFETTRQPVGLLPLLGGCSAAYLISAFMMRNTIMTEKIARRGARVVMDYTVDFLDQVLVKECASRQVVALRADDTVASVRAWLESRVAGTGHQGWPVLDQPGDLVGVLTRRDIFSPGAPADVPLQKILKRAPAIVYEDNSVREAADHMVSEDVGRLPVVTREAPTKVVGWMTRSDLLRAHKRRLEAASRAEQAIEVRLIRLERAGAS from the coding sequence ATGACACCAGACGGAAAGACGCGCGGCGGTGACGGGCATGAAGTAGCACGGGCGTCCACCACCAACGGACTGCCCATGGACGCTTCGCTGGCGCCGACCTTGGAGCGGGCGCGGGCGCCCCGGCAATCGGCGCTGGTGAATCTCCGAGTGGTCTTCATCAGCCTGGCGGCGATCGGCATCGCCGCGATCGCCGCGGTGGGAGCACAGATCCTGACCCGCCTGATCGGGCTGATCACCAACCTGTCGTTCTATGGACGGCTCTCCTCCGAGTTCAGCTCGCCAGCCTACAACCGGCTGGGGCCGTGGGTGATCGCCGTGCCGGTGGTCGGGGGCGTGATCGTGGGGCTCATGGCGCGCTACGGCTCGGCGGCCATCCGCGGACACGGCATCCCTGAGGCGATGGAGCAGATCCTGTTCGGCGAGAGCCGCATCCCGCCCCGGGTGACCTTCCTGAAGCCGGTCTCGGCGGCTATCGCCATCGGCATGGGCGGACCGTTCGGGGCCGAGGGGCCGATCATCGCCACCGGGGGAGCGCTGGGCTCGCTGGTGGGGCAGGTGCTGAAGATCACCGTGGACGAGCGCAAGACGCTGCTGGCGGCGGGCGCGGCGGCGGGCATGGCCGCCACCTTCGGCAGTCCCATCTCCGCGGTGCTGCTGGCCATCGAGCTGCTGCTGTTCGAATACCGCCCGCGCTCGGTGATCCCGGTGGCGCTGGCCTGCGCCACCGCGGCGGGGATCCGGGTCGCGTTCGTGGGCAGCGCGCCCATCTTCCCCATGCCCAGCGTGCCCACGCCCAGCGGCGCCGCCGAAGCCATGTACATCGTGCTGGGGGCGATCGTGGGCGTGGTCTCGGTGTGGGTGACGCGCGCGGTGTACGGCGTGGAAGACGCCTTCGAGCGCCTGCCTGTCCATTGGATGTGGTGGCCGGCCATCGGCGGCATCGCCGTGGGCGTCGTGGGCTACTTCTCCCCGCACACCCTGGGCGTCGGGTACGACAACATCGAGCACATCATCTCCGGCAGCGTCGTGGGACGGGCGGTGTTCTTTCTGTTTGTGCTGAAGTTCGTCTCCTGGGCGATCTCGCTGGGCAGCGGGACCTCGGGCGGGACACTGGCGCCGCTGTTCACCATCGGCGGCGGGCTGGGTTCGGTGCTGGGGGCCGGGGTCATCGCGGTGCTGCCTGGCCTCGGCCTGGACGTGCGCCTGGCGGCGCTGGTGGGGATGGCGGCCATGTTCGCGGGGGCCTCGCGGGCGCTGCTGGCCTCGGTGGTCTTCGCTTTCGAGACCACGCGGCAGCCGGTGGGCCTGCTGCCGCTGCTGGGCGGATGCAGCGCCGCCTACCTGATCTCCGCTTTCATGATGCGCAACACCATCATGACCGAGAAGATTGCGCGGCGCGGGGCGCGCGTGGTGATGGACTACACCGTGGACTTCCTCGACCAGGTGCTGGTGAAGGAGTGCGCCTCGCGGCAGGTGGTGGCGCTGCGCGCCGACGACACCGTGGCCAGCGTGCGCGCCTGGCTGGAGTCGCGGGTGGCAGGCACCGGGCATCAGGGCTGGCCGGTGCTCGACCAGCCAGGCGACCTGGTCGGGGTGCTGACCCGGCGCGACATCTTCAGCCCCGGCGCGCCGGCGGATGTGCCCTTGCAGAAGATCCTCAAGCGGGCGCCGGCCATCGTGTACGAGGACAACTCGGTGCGCGAGGCCGCCGACCACATGGTCAGCGAAGACGTTGGACGGCTGCCGGTGGTCACCCGCGAAGCGCCCACCAAGGTGGTGGGCTGGATGACGCGCAGCGATTTGCTGCGGGCGCACAAGCGCCGGCTGGAAGCAGCCAGCCGGGCGGAGCAGGCCATCGAGG
- a CDS encoding DUF1003 domain-containing protein, which produces MATDASALADVPMFSLLDDEERSTLSELLDLRRFEKGDTVFSFGDSGDALYLVRSGKVQVFVENYQGDKIPLADNEPGDIFGEISLLDGGPRTATAVAIEDSECLTLDREKLLEFVSRHPHAALDLLTVMGRRLRATDELLRTHVTRNLNEEEEERLTFGQHIADRVASFGGSWTFIIVFGLILFAWMGLNVYMATHAFDPYPFILLNLVLSTLAALQAPVIMMSQNRQAQKDRLKADLDYEVNLKAELEVAQLHNKVDRLYEAMQAHFAMHEKRLSGILGSGSSQPAG; this is translated from the coding sequence ATGGCGACCGACGCTTCCGCTTTGGCCGATGTCCCAATGTTCTCGCTGCTCGATGACGAGGAGCGCTCCACCCTCAGCGAGCTGCTCGACCTGCGCCGCTTCGAGAAGGGCGACACCGTCTTCAGCTTCGGCGATTCCGGCGACGCGCTCTACCTGGTGCGTTCCGGCAAGGTGCAGGTCTTCGTCGAGAACTACCAGGGCGACAAGATCCCGCTGGCCGACAACGAGCCCGGCGACATCTTCGGCGAGATCAGCCTGCTCGACGGCGGGCCCCGCACCGCCACCGCGGTCGCCATCGAGGACAGCGAGTGCCTCACCCTCGACCGCGAGAAGCTGCTGGAGTTCGTCTCCCGCCACCCCCACGCCGCCCTCGACCTGCTCACGGTCATGGGCCGCCGCCTGCGCGCCACCGACGAGCTGCTGCGCACCCACGTCACCCGCAACCTCAACGAAGAAGAGGAGGAGCGCCTCACCTTCGGCCAGCACATCGCCGACCGTGTCGCCAGCTTCGGCGGCTCCTGGACCTTCATCATCGTTTTCGGGCTGATCCTGTTCGCGTGGATGGGGCTCAACGTTTACATGGCCACCCACGCCTTCGACCCCTATCCCTTCATCCTGCTCAACCTGGTGCTCTCCACCCTGGCCGCGCTGCAGGCCCCGGTGATCATGATGAGCCAGAACCGCCAGGCCCAAAAGGACCGCCTGAAGGCCGACCTGGACTATGAGGTCAACCTCAAGGCCGAGCTCGAGGTCGCCCAGCTCCATAACAAGGTGGACCGCCTCTACGAGGCCATGCAGGCCCACTTCGCCATGCACGAGAAGCGCCTCAGCGGCATCCTCGGGAGCGGCAGCTCCCAGCCCGCCGGCTGA